The Nocardia arthritidis genome has a window encoding:
- a CDS encoding glycosyltransferase encodes MTHARKQPEFVSVVVAVFNGLPLLDEQLTALAALDYPDPFEVIISDNGSTDGLRAHIDEHPLGRRLALRYVDSSAKPGISYARNNGAAVAKGDFLAFADHDDRVYPGWLSALVRAAAEHDCVSGANEVTSLNDPEVASWRPVPAPETRWDTHYLPFAQGNNVGFWRSAFEQVGGYDENLTHTGEDVDIAWRIQQAGMTLGHAPDALIAYRLRTTYREVWRQSVNYGRGAAEVYVKHRPLGAPRLPWQATLTSLAITVLHNPFIPLVRNRLPRGLWTLHAGVFYGRLRTSLRHGVFYG; translated from the coding sequence ATGACGCATGCCCGAAAGCAGCCAGAATTCGTATCGGTAGTGGTCGCCGTCTTCAACGGCCTCCCGCTGCTGGATGAGCAGCTGACCGCGCTCGCCGCACTGGATTACCCGGACCCGTTCGAGGTGATCATCAGCGACAACGGTTCCACCGACGGCCTGCGCGCGCATATCGACGAGCATCCGCTCGGCCGGCGCCTCGCGCTGCGCTACGTGGACAGCTCCGCCAAACCCGGCATCTCCTACGCGCGCAACAACGGCGCGGCCGTCGCGAAGGGCGACTTCCTCGCCTTCGCCGACCACGACGACCGGGTGTACCCCGGCTGGCTCAGCGCACTGGTGCGCGCCGCCGCCGAGCACGACTGTGTCAGCGGCGCCAACGAGGTGACCTCGCTCAACGATCCCGAGGTGGCGAGCTGGCGCCCGGTACCGGCACCGGAGACGCGCTGGGACACGCACTATCTGCCCTTCGCGCAGGGCAATAACGTCGGATTCTGGCGCAGCGCCTTCGAACAGGTCGGCGGCTACGACGAAAACCTCACGCACACTGGTGAAGACGTCGATATCGCGTGGCGGATCCAGCAGGCGGGCATGACCCTCGGCCACGCGCCCGACGCCCTGATCGCCTATCGGCTGCGCACCACATATCGCGAGGTCTGGCGCCAGTCCGTCAACTACGGGCGCGGCGCGGCCGAGGTGTACGTCAAGCACCGCCCGCTCGGCGCGCCCCGGCTGCCGTGGCAGGCGACGCTCACCTCGCTCGCCATCACGGTGCTGCACAACCCGTTCATTCCGCTGGTGCGCAATCGGCTACCGCGTGGACTGTGGACGCTGCACGCCGGAGTCTTCTACGGCCGGCTGCGCACCAGCCTGCGCCACGGCGTCTTCTACGGCTGA
- a CDS encoding polynucleotide kinase-phosphatase produces MTALPSDGRELTIPELSLVVLVGSTGSGKSTFARKHFRATSVVSSDACRGIVSDDENDQTATPDAFALLHHITGVRLRRGLRTVVDATNVQPRSRQELVQVARAHDVLPVAIVLDVPDSVCLERNSTRPDRKDLDRHVVLRQQRELRRGLRGLEREGFRKVYVLRGVAEIDSATITYEKSWNDRRELTGPFDVIGDVHGCRAELETLLGELGYRLLRDESGRAVGAAHPEGRTAVFVGDLVDRGPDTPGVLRLVMGMAAAGTALCVTGNHEHKLVRALDGRQVNVAHGLAESLAQLEVQDEDFRKAAHEFCRGLVSHYVLDGGKLVVAHAGLKEEYHGRASGRVRSFAMYGESTGETDEFGLPVRYPWADDYRGRATVLYGHTPVTELQWVNNTMCLDTGAVFGGRLSALRYPEREPVSVAAQEVWYEPVRPLRATAVSDAASVVTRAGGVVHRERGVLDLDDVIGRRVVQTSHHGRIGVQEENASAALEVMSRFAIDPRWLVYLPPTMAPCATSPRDGLLEHPAEAFGYYRAEGVARAVCEEKHMGSRAVVVVARSALAARTRFGVTDGATGVVYTRTGRPFFDDAAQTEALLARVRAAAESAGLFDELATEWLLLDAELMPWSAKAVGLLRDQYAAVGAAARASLGGASAVLAEAAARGLDVAELAARTAAREADAHAFTSAYGRYCWPVDGLSGLRVAPFQILAAEGVNYALRDHDWHLTRIDRLVAADPDLCAPTRRVLVDLADPDSETAATAWWTELTAAGGEGMVVKPLGGAGSALSTAEGRLVQPGVKCRGPEYLRIIYGPEYLREDNLRRLRTRGLGRKRSMALREYALGLEALDRFVAGEPLWRVHEAVFAVLALESEPVDPRL; encoded by the coding sequence ATGACTGCGTTGCCGAGCGATGGGCGTGAGCTGACTATCCCGGAACTGTCCCTGGTCGTGCTCGTCGGCAGCACCGGTTCCGGCAAATCGACGTTCGCGCGCAAACACTTCCGCGCGACCTCGGTGGTTTCCTCCGACGCCTGCCGCGGCATCGTCAGCGACGACGAGAACGACCAGACCGCGACGCCGGACGCGTTCGCGCTGCTGCATCACATCACGGGGGTGCGGCTGCGGCGCGGGCTGCGCACGGTGGTCGACGCGACCAATGTGCAGCCGAGATCGCGGCAGGAGCTGGTCCAGGTGGCTCGCGCACACGATGTGCTGCCGGTGGCCATCGTGCTCGACGTGCCGGATTCGGTCTGTCTGGAACGCAATTCGACCCGGCCGGACCGGAAGGATCTGGACCGGCACGTGGTGCTGCGGCAGCAGCGCGAATTGCGGCGCGGGCTGCGCGGTTTGGAGCGCGAGGGCTTCCGCAAGGTGTACGTGCTGCGCGGGGTCGCCGAGATCGATTCCGCCACCATCACTTACGAGAAGTCGTGGAACGACCGTCGCGAACTCACCGGGCCGTTCGACGTGATCGGCGACGTGCACGGCTGCCGCGCCGAATTGGAAACGCTGCTCGGCGAACTCGGCTACCGGCTGCTGCGCGACGAGTCCGGCCGAGCCGTCGGCGCCGCGCATCCGGAAGGGCGCACCGCCGTCTTCGTCGGCGATCTGGTGGACCGCGGCCCGGACACACCGGGTGTGCTGCGGCTGGTGATGGGTATGGCGGCGGCCGGAACGGCGTTGTGCGTCACCGGGAATCACGAACACAAGCTGGTGCGGGCGCTCGACGGCCGCCAGGTGAACGTCGCGCACGGTCTGGCCGAATCGTTGGCTCAGCTGGAAGTTCAAGACGAGGACTTCCGCAAGGCGGCGCACGAGTTCTGCCGCGGGCTGGTGAGCCACTATGTGCTGGACGGCGGCAAGTTGGTCGTCGCGCACGCCGGGCTGAAGGAGGAGTATCACGGCCGCGCGTCCGGCCGGGTGCGCTCGTTCGCGATGTACGGCGAATCCACCGGGGAGACCGACGAATTCGGGCTGCCGGTGCGTTATCCGTGGGCCGACGACTACCGGGGCCGGGCGACGGTGCTCTACGGCCACACGCCGGTGACCGAACTGCAGTGGGTGAACAACACCATGTGTCTGGACACCGGCGCGGTGTTCGGCGGGCGGCTCTCCGCGCTGCGCTATCCGGAGCGGGAGCCGGTTTCGGTTGCGGCGCAAGAGGTCTGGTACGAACCAGTGCGCCCGCTGCGGGCGACGGCCGTATCCGATGCGGCGTCCGTGGTTACGCGGGCCGGGGGCGTGGTCCATCGCGAGCGTGGCGTGCTCGACCTAGACGATGTGATAGGACGCCGGGTGGTGCAGACCAGCCATCACGGCCGCATCGGCGTGCAGGAGGAGAACGCGAGCGCGGCGCTGGAGGTGATGAGCCGCTTCGCGATCGACCCGCGCTGGCTGGTGTATCTGCCGCCGACCATGGCACCGTGCGCCACCTCGCCGCGCGATGGTCTGCTCGAACATCCCGCGGAGGCATTCGGCTACTACCGGGCCGAGGGCGTCGCGCGGGCGGTGTGCGAGGAGAAGCATATGGGCTCGCGCGCGGTCGTGGTGGTGGCGCGTTCGGCGCTCGCGGCGCGGACCCGGTTCGGGGTGACCGACGGCGCGACCGGTGTGGTCTACACCCGAACGGGCCGCCCGTTTTTCGACGATGCCGCGCAGACCGAGGCGCTGCTGGCCCGGGTGCGCGCCGCCGCCGAGTCCGCGGGCCTGTTCGACGAGCTGGCCACCGAATGGTTGCTGCTGGACGCCGAACTCATGCCGTGGTCGGCGAAGGCGGTTGGGCTGCTTCGCGATCAGTACGCGGCGGTGGGCGCGGCCGCCCGCGCGTCGCTCGGCGGCGCGAGCGCGGTGCTCGCCGAGGCCGCGGCGCGCGGGCTCGACGTCGCCGAATTGGCGGCGCGTACCGCGGCGCGCGAGGCGGACGCGCACGCGTTCACCAGCGCGTACGGGCGTTACTGCTGGCCGGTGGACGGACTGTCCGGGCTGCGCGTCGCGCCGTTCCAGATCTTGGCCGCCGAGGGCGTGAATTACGCGCTGCGCGACCACGATTGGCATCTGACGCGGATCGACCGGCTGGTCGCGGCCGATCCGGATCTGTGCGCGCCGACCAGACGGGTGCTGGTGGATCTGGCGGATCCGGACAGCGAGACCGCCGCCACCGCATGGTGGACCGAACTGACCGCGGCGGGCGGCGAGGGCATGGTGGTGAAACCGTTGGGCGGCGCCGGTTCGGCATTGTCGACGGCCGAGGGACGTCTCGTCCAGCCCGGCGTCAAATGCCGTGGGCCGGAGTATCTCCGGATCATCTACGGCCCGGAGTACCTGCGCGAGGACAACTTGCGCCGCCTGCGCACCCGCGGCCTCGGCCGCAAGCGCTCGATGGCGTTGCGCGAGTACGCACTCGGGCTGGAGGCGCTGGACCGGTTCGTCGCGGGTGAACCGCTGTGGCGGGTGCACGAGGCGGTTTTCGCGGTGCTCGCCCTCGAGTCGGAACCGGTCGACCCCAGGTTGTGA